The Haloarcula sp. H-GB4 DNA window GGCCGGTCTGGATGCGTTCAAGAGCAGCGATTAGCGGCTGTTTTGTGTCCCCCAGTCGGGTGAGGGGCGTTCCAGTGAGAGCGTCCTGAAAAGAACCATGTCAAACGAAACAGACGAAGATCAAGACACGGCTCCAGACTCAGTTGAGAAGGTAGAACGAACAGACATCGGCTGTAGTATGGAGGCTCGGCTGAAACGAGGAACCGGAACACGAGACGAAGACGCTGTGACGATCAAGGCGAAGGGTGAAACTGCCGAGGAGACGATTGCAGAGTTCTACACGCTCTTAGAAGAGCACGAGCAGGAGATCGGTGGCCGGCTTCGGGATGTTCAACCCGAAGAAGACAACTAGGAAGCCGACGAGTAGGATTCTCTGTTTTCATTCACTGCCGATGATATCGTTCGCTTCGTCACGGGTGCGTTTCGCCGCTTCTTGAGCGTAGCCCTCGTGTGTTGTCTCGATAGACTTGTGCCGCAGTACGTCCTGTGCCAGCTGTGGGTTTTCGCGATAGATTTCTCGCCCGAGGCCACGACGAGCGCCGTGTGGCTTTAGTGGCTCTTCGAACTCATAGTCGGACCACTCGCAGAGCTTGGCGAGGATATCGCGGGCTGACTGCGTTGTGATTGACGGTGTCGGGTCTAGAGCCTTCGCAGCGTTGTCCAGCCGCGGAAACACGGCTTCATTCTCGTCGGGCTCTCGAAGCTGTTTCCAGCGCCGGAGTGGGCGAAGCGCGTCGTCGAGGATCGGCGCAGACTCGCGGGTTCGATTCTTTCCGAATACCTGCATCGTGCCAGCATCGAGGTTGACGTGCCGCCACCGCAGGCCGTTACGCTCTTCATCATCGGAGACGGCGACGAGTTCCGCGCTGCGGGCTCCGGAGTAGGCGAGCAGGAAGACGAGCGCTTGGTCACGATAGGCCGCCGTCCGGTCGACGTCGTCGCTCTCGCCGGCATTGTCGACACGGGCAGTGGCAGTCGCGCAAATGGCTTCGCGGTCGCGTGTCGTCCAGTACTGTTGGTCAGTTTCAGTCTCGTCGGTCGGAAGCGGCCCCTCGGCGTGGTTAGTCTTGGCTGGGTTCGTCGGTATCAGCCCCTCGTAGACGGCCCAAGTGAGAAACGAGCGGACATACGCGAAGTACCGCCGTGCTGTTTCCGGCGAGATATCGTCACGATCGTCGGCTCGGGCTAGATCACGAGCGTACTGCCGGCAGAGATCATCGTCAATGTCCTCGGGGCTGGTGATACCATGCTGGTCCCGACTCCATGCCGCAAATTTCCGCAGCACGCTGGCGACGTTTGTTCGGTACCGTCCGGAGTCGATATCGACCAGCCGTTTCTCGATGGCTGTTTCGAGGGCGTCATCCCCGGGAGTAGCGTCGTACTCAGGCGGAAGCCGATCCATGCTTCCCATACAGCGGCGGTCCGGGTAAAATTGGTGGTGCTTATTATACTAATACAAACCTAAACTCAAAACCAGAATATCACCGTTTCAGGCACTCTGTATCTGAATATTCGGGCTTTCTGTGTCTGATAAATTCTATGTAGCTATATCATTCTCGCTCAAGTGGAAGTTGAGACTACAGCGGGTTTAGCGGGGCTGTAATGCGTGTATTTGGACGAATCGTCGAGCGGAAGCCGCTCCAGATTGGCTCTCAATCACTTGTTCATGTTGTACGGCTGACTATATTGCCAGATTCCGAAGATTTTCTATAGTGTAGCCACTCAGAAACCGCGTTATCCCCTGATTGAGCCCCTCTCTATCCGATTCCAGTTTCCTTCTTCAACAACGTTAGCGTGTTATCTGCCGTCACCATCGGTGAATGTTCGTACTCTCCGGTCAACTCCACCTGCACAAGATCCACTGCTCGCCAGATCGAGTACAGGAGACAGGCAAACGCGAAATAAAAGAACCGCAACCCGAAATCTTTCGACGTCGTCGCGGCCATGAACCGCTTAACAGTTGTTGCAAATACGATTTCTTTATTCAGTCTGCGACGTGATTTTTCGTGCCGATTCTCCCGTCACACATGAGTTATCTCACCCGGTGACCTTCGTCTTTTTCTCTGAGTTCTGACACTGATTCGAGCGGGATTCGACGGGCTTCACTCGTAGCTCTCCGAAGCCGTACTTCGAGTAACTGCCGACCCGGAGGATGCCGCTCTTCGCGGTCTCCACCGGGCGGTCGCCCTCGTAGGCGACCAACTGCCCGTGGTCCACCGTCTGGAGCTTGTACACCTCACGTTGCTCCAGCACCTTCTCCTCGCGTTCACGGAGATCACGGCGGCCCTCCTTCCACCATCACGGCCCCAGAAAAACGCCACTCCCTAATATATTTGCCACAGAGTCGTCATTACTTGCATCTTGGTCAGGCATGTTCTTCACCCCGTTATACTATGTCTGGGGATGAAAGGTTCCCCCATTGCTGAACATAATCTTCATGCGGGCTAAAGAGACGGCTGAGCCATCGTACAGAATATGAGACTAATTCCTCAGCAGCGACCTTCCCCTCCGTTTCCTTTACCACCCACACCAACTGAGGGAAAATACACTGATTGGTTTTCGTATCAAGGAAGCTTTCCTGCCAAGCACTAAGAACCGTTTGAAGCGCCTCATCGCCCTGCAACTCTAAGAGTACACGTCCTAGCTCTTCGAGTCGCCCGCGGCCGTAGGAATGCCACGACAGCAATCGTTTCTCTGCAATTGTCTCCTTCAGTAATGAGATCGCTATTTCTTGTTCTCCTCGATCTACAAGCGTTTCTGCGATAGGTACTGCCGCTGTGGGTCGATAGCCCAAGTTATTAACAATAGCTCGGCCAGCATTAATTATATCATCTGTTGGCTGATCTTCGAATTCGTGCTTTGTAACTGGGTCATCATATGAATGTTTCAGAAGAATTTGATGTATCTCCTTGCTGAGTGAAGCCGGCTTTTCATCTGGGCTACTGTCGTACCCTTCTGAGCCATCATCATCAGCGACGATATCTTCCGGAATCTCAACCCCGTATTCATCAGCCAGACGCTGGATTTCGGTTGCTTGACTCTCATCAACACCGTCCCTCACAAAATCACCTTTGTTCATACTCCATAGGGCATATTTTGCTTCGTCATGCCAATTCCGCTGAACAGCTATCTGTGCAGCGTTAGCGAAATATTGCACGTACTGATTAGAATATCCAGATGATTCTATCCATTTCTCTTGGATATAAATTAGCTCGTGCAACTCAGATTTGGTTATGCCGTTTGGGTTTCTAAGCCGCCACCGCCAAATCCTCCGTGCTGTTCCTCTATCTGTGACAGTAGACGCAACATCACTGTAATCAATAACGTCCTCTTCCAGAAGTGTAGATAAAAATTCGTACTCAAGATGGCCTGTTTCATCACCATCTGTGAGCGAATGTAGCAGAACAGCCCAATTGCTTAGCTGAATGCTAGTTCCCAGATGAGATTCCCAATCTTCTACAATAACTTCAAGCCCATCCCAAACATCGCCTAAGAACCGATCTTTGTGATATCCATACCGAAAGCTACGCTCCACTGCCTTTCGATAGTATTTTTCAGCAAGTTTCGTATGATCTGATTCAGCAGCACGGAGGGCTAGATCCATCAACTCCCGTGTCGGAGGTTCCCCTTCAGGAGGTGCTGTCATTATATTCCTGAACTCTTCTTCCCAAACATCAGGCAATTCTTCATTGTCAAATACCTCATCTCTTGCGCGAAGAATATCTCTAGCAAAATTATTCAATAAGAAACTATCGTAGGCTTCTGAGTCGGCTAAAGAAAATACTCTATTGAGCAGATCCTCCGATCCGTATTCAACTACCTCATTGAATTCATAGATGGTATCTTGCAGTATGGACTGATACTCGCTTCTCTCAAGGTTCTGGGGTTCAGGATCTGCTAACTCATGGTTGTCAAGAATTTCTGTGAGTATCTCTAGAGCAGCATCCGCCCATCTCCTTGTCATTTCGATGGACCTTCGTGTAGTAGCTGCCCCGATGACCGCCACCAACTCCCTAATCCGAGGTTGCTCATCAGCAAGTTCAGTAATAGCGTCTCGGACGGCTTCGGGTGTTCTACCCATATCCGCTAGAATCGCGCCAACATAGTAGGCGTCAGTAAATCGCGGATACGATTCATTCTGATTTCGAGGCTCACCGAAAGATATATTCTCCAAACCAGCTTCGACTCTGTGTTCGGGTGCCCCACACACCAAGATTGTATGAAGCGCTACAGGGGAGAGATCATCATAAGATTTGACTTCGTCTATGAACCGAGTTTGCCATTGGTTGGGGAGATGATGTCCAATAGTTTCAGCTGCTTCTAATGTCTTTTCTGGATTATCAAATAGCCACTCTGGTGGCGACGGTCGGTTTTTCAGATGGTGTAGATTTTCTCTAATACCCCGGAATACTTGATATGTGAAGTGTTCTTCTGCTCCTTCAGTAACAATCTCTCTAGCGTGAATCCAGAAATCATCCGAGTCAAGCAATCTTGCTGCGGTTTCAAAATAGGCCTCAGGATTCCAGTCGAAGGAGTGTTCCTCCCCCTCCTGCTCTTCAATCCATTCCATTAGCCATTCGGGCTCTAGTTTGTCCTCCCAGACCTGAGATACTGATTGCATTGCTTCAAGGACTGACCCGCTCCCTGGGGCGTTCTTACGTATCCGATTAAGATATTTGATCGCCCTTTCTTCATCTCTGATTGCTAAGAAATATTCCAATCGCTCATCAGCGTATATAGATAGCATTTCATTAGCCGTTGTTCCCAACATTATGCTATCAAGTAAAGAAAAATAGTCGGCTTCCTCTACTGCTCCATCAAAGGCAAGCTCTAGTGCGTCTATGATCTCATCAATATGTACTCCTTGACGCCACCACTCCAGAACGTTATCTTGAGTGGCAAGACCCTGAAGAACTTGGAGTCCTGGGCCTCTTTGTGCGTGATATCTCAACCTCGTTGGATAATCAGGCGCTTTTTCAAATTGATCTAGATAGTAATCGCAAAAACTCTGATGGATACTTTTGCGCTCATCATCTGACAACGCCCCCTCAACAAATTCACGGAAACTGGCGTGGAATATCCGATAGCGGTCTGGTTTCGTTTCTTCAAGTGTGTGTGCAAGCACGCCGCTGTCTAATCTCGTTTGATTCTGAAGCCAAGGTAAATCAAGTATCCGGTGGACATGTTCAGATTCTAATGCCGTTTGACTGACCGCAATGAGAGATAGAACGTCCCGAGAACGGGGTGTTGTTGGATCCCACAACTCCTCGTAGTACTCTTCTAACTTACCGTGAACCTCAGGAGCATCAGCGACGGCATTGCGAAGCCCTTCTTTTCGATCTCCCTCTTCTTCCGCTGTTCTAAGGAGGTGAGACAGTATCACTGGAAGACCTTCTGAGACATCGTACACGGAAGAAAGAAGTTCGGATTCTATGTCAATGCCGTTCTGCTCATAGTATGTTCCAACTTCATTTTTTGTCCAATATGGAACCACCTGACGATCATCAATTTTTAGCACGTCACGGCCGTCAGATGACAGTTCTCGCCCGACCATCAGAAGACCAAGTGGATCGGGGAAGGTTAGATTTCCAATCTCTTCAATAACAGTCCCTTTTATGTCATCAAAGGAGTTCATCCCCTCTGAATGGGGTAACGCATGATCAAGTCCGTCGATTATTATTAAGCCCTGTTGATGGTGTTCATCAGCCCATTTAGCAACTGTATCTATATGCTCCTGTAACTTCTCTGTGCCAGTCCAGATTGGATATTCGTCCGGTGAGAAGGCTTCCGGAAATTTTCTCTGAAGTTCTGCTGCTAACTGATTACGAAACCAATTCGGATCAATTCTATCTCTTTTCTGTTCTGGTGTGTCTGTAGGATCATGGAGATAATACCGAATAGTCTGAACATTTTCTTGTTCAGTAACACCATCAGAGAGTAACTCAATCCCAGTTGATTTCCCGCTTCCCGGGTCACCCTCTATGAGTCTGCGGTCACCGGGACTGACGAGAGTACCTTGTAAATTATGAACCCAGCTAGGGATGATGCAATCCTCATCGACTGGGAAGTTTTGGGGTATCTCTTCCGCAGACGGGGATACCTCAAGGCGATCTGCAATAGCCGGACGAGTGAGCTCGTCACCTGGGTCTTCCCGTACTCTCTGCGCAAGACTAATTGCTCGCTTTACAAGGGTTTCGGCGCTTCCGATTCGCGGATTTTCTTTTTCACCGAAAATTGGCTGAACACTCTGAAGAATCTCCTGAAAAACTTTTGTCTTCGACAGCTTGTATTCTGTATCGACTCCAATCCCTTGGCCTAAGTAGGGGACATCGAATATGAACTCAATCTCTGAGTTTTCAGAAACAGTACCTGCGCTACCTTGGATAGTTCGAGTATTGAACTCAAAATCGCCGAATAGCGATAAGGTCTCTGTTTTGTCCGATAGTTGTATCTCAGATGGACGTGGTTCATTATACGATGTTAATACAATGAACCGAGAACCTGCATCTCCTTCTTGCCTGGCTTGAGCTGATTTGACCATCTTCTCAACATTGAGTCGTCCTGATCGATCATTTAAATCAATCTGTAACAGTCTATAGTCTGGGCTGTGTTTTACTTGAATACAGATGGTCTCACTACCGGTTTCTAAGACGACGTCATCAAATCGATCATCATCGTCGTAAGCCGCTTCGATTTTTACACTCTCTGAATCACCAAATAGAACGGTTAGAATACAAATACCCCCAATGATATCCTGAAACAGATCCCCGCGTGAAGCTCCCGCCTTTTGTCGTGATTTTGCTGCCACCTCTGATTCACTCATTAGTTAGAAATTGGGAACCACCAGTATAGAACTAGTGAACTATAATCATCATCTGAGCCAATGTTTACACCATAGAGGAAGTGAGTCGTCCCCCATATCAGGTTTCTGAACATAAATTGGCAACACTATTATTCCATTCTAAGAATGGAATTTAATCTACTATATTTCACCCCATATATTGGATAAAGGAATCGTATTTGCAACAACTGTTAATCGACCCGTAGCCACTTCAATTTCCCAGCGATACCCATACTCGGTGAGAAAGGCACTGCTAGTATTCGTCAATACACTAACGTCCTTTGCGTGGCAGTGCAACCCCGCTATTCGACTCAATCTTTTAGCGCGAATTTCAGATGTTCGATGTCCTGTGGGAGAATAGCAGCCGGCGCGGGGAGTTCCTCGTGGTCAATGTATGCGAGGGCTGGATGGTCTGGTTCGTCACCGGCCGGGGCCATTTAGTAATTGACCCGTGGAAGCACCTGTACTCAATACTCCGCCTACCACTGATATCGCGGGCTCTGACTTCAAACGGCCCCCGGGTGTTTCCGCATAACAGGTCAGTCGGTATATTCCTGAATCGACCGATTCGCCGTGACAAGCTCGATAGCATCACCGATTCGAGAGTCTTCGGAGAGGATATCGAGCGTCATTCCAAGGTCGGAGGCCAGATCAAAGACGTAGTGGGGGCCGCCACGATTACCAGTCTGTTTTTTTGTCGCGGTGATGACGCCCATCAAATCGAGTTCAAGAAGGTGGTCGCGAACGCTCCGTTGGGTTCGAATGTCTGCGTCGATCTCTGTAGCAATATCCTTATATCGAGCGTACAGTTCGGTTGTCTTCGCTGGCGTCTGTCCCTCTACTTCTAGTGCGACGACAGCTGTCAGTGTGAGTTGGTCCTGTACCGTCATCTCACGAATCCCCTTTTCGATGTTCTTCCTGTCGATGCGGTCTTGAGCCGTCCGCACATGCTGCTCAGTGACCATATTACTCCCAGTGTTCGACGCCAGTTCACCGGCTTTATACAGGTAGCGAAGGGCCTGTCTCGCTGACCCCTTGTCCTGGGCTGCGTGCGCGGCACAGAGTGGAATTACCTCATCCTCTAAGACGCTTTCTTTGAATGCCTGATCGGCACGCCGCTCCAAGATAGACCTCAGTTGATTCGCGTCATACGGAGCGAAGTGTATCTCTTCGTCGAACAGGGTGTCTTTGACTTTCGGGGACAGGTTGTCGCGGAATTTAAAATTATTCGAGATTCCGATGACGCTCAGGTGCATATCGTCGGGGATATTGCCGTTGGACTTGGCACGAGGAATCGAGTACAAGATTTCGTCCGACGTCCCGATATTGTCAATCTCGTCCAGCACAATGATAACTGTTCCACCGATGTCCGTCACAGCATCAAAGAACTCGTCAGTAATCTTACTTATCGGGTGCCCGTTTAGATTGTCGCCAGTGAGGCGCTCAACGAGGTTGATCAGCACATGGTAAGAGGACGAGTCACCAGCGCAATTGTACTGAACCGTCGTAATATTTAATCCCGCCTCGTCGGCAGCTGCGACGAGATCGTCAAGTTTGAATTCGACACCTGCTGTCTTCCCTTGTCCGGTTTTCCCGAAGAGAAACATATTGTGTGGACCGACACCGGTGTTGCGAATTGCAGGTGCGAGCGCATTGTGGATCTGGCCTAATTCTTCATCACGTTCAGGCAGTTCTTCTGGGTCCCAATCATCAGTGAGTGGACGCTCATCCTCAAATATCGGAGAACCGCGTTCAAATGTCCGTGACATACGGTGGTTCTTTCACCCCGAACACATAAGACTAGGTGTTCGGTTGTATCGATTGGTTCGTTTACTACGCCCGTTACGGGTACTTCTGCAAACCCCCGGGTGTTTCCGCGTTCCTCAGCTCAAGGGTGTGAATCAAGAATAGGATACAAGAAGTGGAAAACAACCCACCCGCCCCCGGGTGTTTCCGCATAATCTGATAGATGGTATGTGCTGTGTGGAGGGGTCGTGAACTTCAGGAAGAGGGGGTTATGGACGATATTGTCATTGAAAGTGTTCTCTACCACGGAATTTCTTATTGTGGTGAACTGACGATATTTCCATTCTGAAGTTGTTTTATATTCTTTTCTTTCTAGCTAGTTATTGCCTAGAGTAGTATAGAGGGCAACCGGTCAAACCTCCGCTTATTGCGGTTCTATATCCTTTTTCTCTTCTTTGGAGTCTTCCCCCCTTCCAGTCTTCTCTCGTATTTATATGCAATCTCTCGATATATTCATCTGGCCTGCCTTGCTTATGCAGAGTTTACCCGGAAACACCCGGGGGAGGGGGCCCCGAATCTTAACATCCCTCGTAACTGCTCTTACCGACGCCTGTTTCCGCCGGTGCTTTCGGCTCCGGCATGGGAGGGTCAAAGACATCTGCGGGGTGACGCATCTCAGGCGTTCATTGTTGTGACTCCCTTGTGTGATTCTTATGCGTTTCTCAGGTTGTGACTTGGATTGTTTGTCGCCGCTGTGACCGTCACCTCTTTCGAGGACCGCCCTGACCGGATGTGGAACACACGTTCGGCCCCGGAAGTCGGCCGATAGCGCTCGCCCTGATACTCGTTGATCTGTGCGAGCAGCGTGTTCAAGACTCGGCGTTTGGTCTTATCCATCCTGGCTACTCATCAGCGAGGCCCAGTTCTTTTTCAATTGTCGTATCCCGTAGCGATGACTCAATAACGGCTGGGTAGAACTCGTCGTTTTTCGGAAGGTCCTCGCCGTTTTCACGACGCCACTGGACGTTCAACTCGGAATAGCGCAATTGCAAATCGTCAACAAGCCCGTCAGGCAGGTACATGTTAACGTTCCGTCGCTCGCGAACGCCGCCACCCTCTACCGTCTCATCGCTCTTTTCACTCTCTTCTGTCTCTGCTGTCTTTGACGTCTTTGATGTCTTTGTTATCTTTGAGGAATTTGACTGGGTGTCATTGTCGTCACCGTCCTCGTCATACCGTTGGTCGAAAGGGTCACGGTCGCGTTTGTCAGCCATCAATCTGTTCCTCCAAGTGATACGCGATATCGAGATAGACGCTTTCCATGTCACAGTCCTCCTCGTGTTCAAAAATCGAGACGCCGTTATTCCACGCTCGCTGTAATGCAACTCGCTTTCTTATTTCAAAGACTTCACAGTCCTCTTTGTCGTCAAAGACGTCTTTGAACCAATCCATCATCTCATCAGCCTCACCGTCGACGCCGACCTCGTTGGCTACGAGGCCAACTTCGTGAATGTCACCGAACGCCTGCTCCATGCTTCGCAGCTGCTGGAACAGGAGCTCTATGGCACGGATGGACGTCGACTTCGCTTGCGCCGGGATCAAGACATGACCTGTCGCCACAATCGCGTTGTCGGTCAGAACGCCGAGGTTCGGTGGACAGTCGACGATGATGAAGTCATATTCGTCGTCGGCACTATCAAGAAGCATATTGAGGCGCTCCTCCCGGCGCATCACGTTCGACAGTTCGTCTTCAGCGTTGATCATCCGCACGTGGGATGGGACACAGTCCATCTCTTGGTGTTCGACAATCAGATCCTCAAGATCGTCCATCCGGTCGAGGTCGGGGAGCACCTCAAAAAGCGAGTCTTGCTCTGGATCATCGTACAGGTCCTCGAAGCCTAAGCCCTCCGTCGCATGCCCCTGTGGGTCAAAGTCGATTAGCAGTACCTCACTGCCCAGCTCGTTCAATGCACCGGCCACATTGAGCGCTGTCGTCGTCTTTCCTGCGCCGCCTTTCTGATTACTGACGCTAAGTCTCATAGCCATCTTTGCTCTCTTTGAGGGCAAAACTGTCGGAAACCTCAAAAAGGTGCGTCAGACATAATCTTGAACAATACTTTTGCGAGAAGGTTGTGTATACGTATTCATGCGACAAGAGGGGGTAGTTGAATGGGCTCAGACGCTGCTGACTATCGGATTTATCCGGTATTTGCGACGTGGGGACTATATCGAGAAGAGTGATATATCACTCGGGGATCGGAACGTAGAGGTCTACAAGTTCTGCCAAGGTAACGGGCCACCCGCACAAAAGACGCTGTGGGACACAATAATATGGGATAAGTCTTCACTTGAAAGTATAACAGTGGAAGAGCAGGAACTTGTCTTAGAGCATGAGCTAAGCCATCGTGATCGGAACCCAGTGTACAAGGGGATCTTTATCGGTGCTCTGTTGATGCTCGCACCTGGGCTTTTCATTTTATTGTACAGTCCGCTACACCTACTCAATGGAGCCCCACTAACGGAATTGGTTG harbors:
- a CDS encoding site-specific integrase, translating into MDRLPPEYDATPGDDALETAIEKRLVDIDSGRYRTNVASVLRKFAAWSRDQHGITSPEDIDDDLCRQYARDLARADDRDDISPETARRYFAYVRSFLTWAVYEGLIPTNPAKTNHAEGPLPTDETETDQQYWTTRDREAICATATARVDNAGESDDVDRTAAYRDQALVFLLAYSGARSAELVAVSDDEERNGLRWRHVNLDAGTMQVFGKNRTRESAPILDDALRPLRRWKQLREPDENEAVFPRLDNAAKALDPTPSITTQSARDILAKLCEWSDYEFEEPLKPHGARRGLGREIYRENPQLAQDVLRHKSIETTHEGYAQEAAKRTRDEANDIIGSE
- a CDS encoding Cdc6/Cdc18 family protein gives rise to the protein MSRTFERGSPIFEDERPLTDDWDPEELPERDEELGQIHNALAPAIRNTGVGPHNMFLFGKTGQGKTAGVEFKLDDLVAAADEAGLNITTVQYNCAGDSSSYHVLINLVERLTGDNLNGHPISKITDEFFDAVTDIGGTVIIVLDEIDNIGTSDEILYSIPRAKSNGNIPDDMHLSVIGISNNFKFRDNLSPKVKDTLFDEEIHFAPYDANQLRSILERRADQAFKESVLEDEVIPLCAAHAAQDKGSARQALRYLYKAGELASNTGSNMVTEQHVRTAQDRIDRKNIEKGIREMTVQDQLTLTAVVALEVEGQTPAKTTELYARYKDIATEIDADIRTQRSVRDHLLELDLMGVITATKKQTGNRGGPHYVFDLASDLGMTLDILSEDSRIGDAIELVTANRSIQEYTD
- a CDS encoding ParA family protein, with amino-acid sequence MRLSVSNQKGGAGKTTTALNVAGALNELGSEVLLIDFDPQGHATEGLGFEDLYDDPEQDSLFEVLPDLDRMDDLEDLIVEHQEMDCVPSHVRMINAEDELSNVMRREERLNMLLDSADDEYDFIIVDCPPNLGVLTDNAIVATGHVLIPAQAKSTSIRAIELLFQQLRSMEQAFGDIHEVGLVANEVGVDGEADEMMDWFKDVFDDKEDCEVFEIRKRVALQRAWNNGVSIFEHEEDCDMESVYLDIAYHLEEQIDG